One stretch of Arachis hypogaea cultivar Tifrunner chromosome 20, arahy.Tifrunner.gnm2.J5K5, whole genome shotgun sequence DNA includes these proteins:
- the LOC114926096 gene encoding uncharacterized protein: protein MKLQIEYEKEIEMLSKELEKSKLEVEAKHEAHMQAMLRLERSQKMTYEMSTLMKKCDTHKNKYIKECMEARARIHELESRAQMELPEEKSNEEQHITISLKEYKSLVEEAKKENSEVGSHLEIALLKKELEDATMKIVELKGECEEALNRVKLVEKEKMALEEKLKRQREHRHRKRAALAALREVSTPQHFGASTSYGTPKVCQPLGKVLNIKSL, encoded by the exons ATGAAATTACAG ATTGAGTATGAAAAGGAAATTGAGATGTTGTCAAAGGAACTAGAGAAGAGCAAGTTGGAGGTAGAAGCAAAACATGAAGCACATATGCAAGCAATGCTTAGGCTTGAACGGAGCCAAAAGATGACTTATGAGATGTCCACATTGATGAAGAAGTGTGACACTCACAAAAATAAGTACATCAAGGAATGTATGGAGGCAAGAGCTCGCATACACGAGCTCGAGTCGAGAGCGCAAATGGAACTGCCGGAGGAGAAGAGCAATGAAGAACAACATATTACAATATCTTTGAAAGAGTACAAGTCATTGGTTGAAGAGGCTAAGAAGGAAAATAGTGAAGTTGGAAGCCATTTAGAGATAGCATTGTTGAAAAAGGAATTGGAAGATGCAACAATGAAAATTGTAGAGCTAAAAGGTGAATGTGAAGAAGCTCTAAATAGGGTTAAAttggttgaaaaagagaagatggCATTGGAGGAAAAGTTGAAGAGACAAAGGGAACATAGGCATAGAAAGAGGGCTGCACTAGCTGCACTTAGGGAGGTATCTACACCTCAACATTTTGGTGCTTCCACATCTTATGGAACACCTAAAGTGTGCCAACCGTTAGGTAAAGTTCTCAATATTAAGTCCTTGTAA